Proteins encoded in a region of the Podarcis muralis chromosome 4, rPodMur119.hap1.1, whole genome shotgun sequence genome:
- the LOC114595424 gene encoding olfactory receptor 51G2-like, with protein sequence MLTLNDSKCRQPTSFLLAGISGPGAGPQPWLYVPFCFMYLVALVGNSLILAVIKLHPTLHEPMYLFLSMLSLADIGLSISTLPTMLQVYALGSREVAADSCLTQLFFIHTFSILESSVLLAMAFDRYVAIRHPLRYVSMLTRAWVGCIGLAIVIRGVGLHIPAPILLRRLPFCESHQLSHSYCLHPDVMKLASADTSLNSSYGLFVLLSTLGLDSLLIVVSYTLILRTVLRIASWKERAKALNTCASHFCAVLLFYTPLISLSMIHRFWRKAPHHTHIFLSYLHFLVPPMLNPIVYALKTQQVRKEIIWVFHQSTLRKRGMERRQR encoded by the coding sequence ATGCTCACCCTCAATGACAGCAAGTGCAGGCAGCCTACCTCCTTCCTTCTGGCAGGCATCTCTGGCCCTGGGGCTGGACCTCAGCCCTGGCTCTACGTCCCATTCTGCTTCATGTACCTTGTTGCACTTGTCGGCAACAGCCTAATCCTTGCTGTGATCAAGCTGCATCCAACACTTCATGAGCCCATGTACCTGTTCCTCTCCATGCTGTCCCTGGCAGACATCGGCCTGTCCATCTCCACCTTGCCAACGATGCTCCAGGTGTACGCCTTGGGCTCCAGGGAGGTGGCCGCTGACTCCTGCCTCACCCAGCTCTTCTTCATCCACACCTTCTCCATCCTGGAGTCCTCCGTCCTGCTGGCCATGGCCTTTGACCGCTATGTCGCGATACGGCACCCTCTGAGGTACGTCTCAATGTTGACCAGAGCATGGGTCGGTTGCATCGGTTTGGCCATCGTCATCCGGGGAGTTGGGCTGCACATCCCAGCCCCCATCCTCTTGAGGAGGTTGCCCTTCTGCGAAAGCCACCAGCTCTCTCACTCTTACTGCTTGCACCCGGACGTGATGAAGCTGGCCAGTGCTGACACCTCCCTCAACAGCAGCTATGGCCTCTTCGTCCTCCTCTCCACCCTGGGACTGGACTCCTTGCTCATCGTTGTCTCCTACACCTTGATCCTCAGAACCGTGCTGAGAATTGCCTCCTGGAAGGAGCGAGCCAAGGCCCTCAACACCTGCGCCTCCCACTTCTGTGCAGTCCTTCTCTTCTACACTCCCCTCATCAGCCTCTCCATGATCCACCGCTTCTGGAGGAAGGCTCCCCACCACACCCACATCTTCCTGTCCTACCTCCACTTCCTGGTCCCTCCGATGCTGAACCCCATCGTCTATGCCCTGAAAACCCAGCAGGTCCGTAAGGAGATAATCTGGGTGTTCCATCAAAGCACCTTGAGGAAGAGGGGGATGGAGCGGAGGCAGAGGTGA